Proteins encoded within one genomic window of Drosophila willistoni isolate 14030-0811.24 chromosome XL unlocalized genomic scaffold, UCI_dwil_1.1 Seg141, whole genome shotgun sequence:
- the LOC6638076 gene encoding katanin p60 ATPase-containing subunit A-like 2, translating to MKTQGKYGVTAQSTATILCEDVRNFSTRRRNMLYLMHRYLLENGYYSSAEALKNEGRLSDDFELCDNVDLDAIYLEYASFFNMKFGKYPRILKKMSAKIKVERTTGAATAATLTATVASTTAKDTSNKTNKDSSSLANWHVGVGAAASQINNSMEHQQSNQLKLHIKKLETTTTTTEQQQPSHYSGMSEIEHGAHATDDALFCSMDWQVLGELVKTTILREPINLRWSDICGNHRAIELIKEAVLTPIDYPQLFAHGLRPWRSLLLHGPPGSGKTLLAKVLYAETQSRVTFFNITASVMVSKWRGESEKILRVLFHMAARRTPAVIFFDEIEGLTSKRDRATDHESSKRFKNELLQLLDGMEHNTLGHGVFVLASTNLPWDIDEAFLRRFEKKILIQLPNALERSNLIQRLLGASNVSLNQHLLDQLVALSDQYTGDEIRLACKEISMQRVRCATRPSPAGGAVPKETQAIVEANLERAFKQVHPLGQKLLAKHEQWQQENGS from the coding sequence atgaaaacgcAGGGAAAGTACGGTGTTACCGCTCAATCAACTGCCACAATTCTCTGCGAGGATGTACGTAATTTTAGCACTCGTCGCCGTAATATGCTATATTTGATGCATCGTTATCTTTTGGAGAATGGCTATTACAGCAGTGCCGAGGCACTTAAGAATGAGGGACGTCTTTCTGATGACTTTGAACTATGCGATAATGTTGATTTGGATGCGATCTATTTGGAATATGCCAGTTTCTTCAATatgaaatttggaaaatatccgcgtattttaaaaaaaatgtcgGCTAAAATTAAAGTGGAAAGGACTACCggtgcagcaacagcagccacacTAACAGCAACCGTTGCCTCAACAACAGCCAAGGATACTagcaataaaacaaacaaagattCGTCCTCACTAGCCAATTGGCATGTGGGAGTTGGGGCAGCTGCCAGTCAAATTAACAACTCAATGGAACATCAGCAATCGAATCAATTAAAATTGCATATCAAGAAACTGgaaacaaccacaacaacaactgagcagcagcagccaagtCATTACTCCGGGATGAGTGAAATCGAACATGGAGCCCATGCTACAGATGATGCTCTATTTTGCTCAATGGACTGGCAGGTCCTTGGCGAATTGGTCAAAACGACAATTTTGCGTGAGCCCATCAATCTGCGTTGGTCCGATATCTGTGGCAATCATCGGGCTATCGAGTTGATTAAAGAAGCCGTGCTCACGCCCATCGATTATCCTCAACTGTTTGCCCATGGCTTGCGGCCGTGGCGTTCGCTCCTGCTGCACGGTCCACCTGGCAGTGGTAAAACCTTGTTGGCCAAAGTCCTGTACGCAGAAACGCAATCGAGAGTCACATTCTTCAACATAACTGCCAGCGTTATGGTTAGCAAGTGGCGTGGCGAGTCTGAGAAAATTCTTCGTGTTTTATTTCATATGGCAGCACGTAGAACTCCCGCGGTAATTTTTTTTGATGAAATCGAGGGTTTGACCTCAAAGCGAGATCGCGCCACGGATCATGAGTCGTCGAAGCGTTTTAAGAACGAACTACTCCAACTACTGGATGGTATGGAGCATAACACTTTGGGTCATGGTGTATTTGTTTTGGCCAGCACCAATTTACCCTGGGACATTGATGAGGCATTTTTGCGACGCTTTGAGAAGAAAATTCTTATTCAATTGCCCAATGCTTTAGAGCGCTCGAATCTTATTCAACGTCTGTTGGGCGCAAGCAATGTCAGCTTGAATCAGCACTTGCTGGACCAATTAGTAGCTCTTTCCGATCAGTACACGGGTGATGAAATAAGATTGGCCTGCAAGGAAATAAGCATGCAGCGAGTGCGTTGTGCCACACGCCCTTCTCCAGCTGGAGGAGCTGTACCCAAGGAAACACAAGCCATTGTCGAGGCCAATTTGGAGCGGGCATTTAAACAGGTTCATCCTTTGGGTCAAAAGTTATTGGCCAAGCATGAGCAATGGCAGCAGGAAAATGGTTCTTAA